The nucleotide window ACTCCGGACCGAGCATGGCGCAGCGCCGCGGGGTCGGATGGCGTGTCGGCGAACCGAGGAAATGCAGCGCATGCGGTTGGAATCGAGCAGGGTCGAGCGTGAGACGACGCGGCAGACGGCCCCGCGCCGCAAGCCAGGCGAGGGGAGTGAGTTCTGCAGCGGGCACTACTTGGAAGGGAAAGCCGCGGCGTCGCGCAAGGCCCGCAGCCTGAGCCTCAGGGCGTTTAGACGAATGAAACCGGTGGCGTCCGACTGCACATACGCCTCGTCGTGGTCGAAGGTTGCCACCTCGGGATTGTAGAGTGAAACGGGACTGCGCCGTCCCACCACCTGCACGCCACCCTTGTACAACCTGAGGCGCGCCTCCCCGGTTACCTCCCGCTGCCCCTCGTCGACCAAAGCCTGCAGCGCCAAACGCTCCGGCGAAAACCACAGGCCTCGATACACCAGCGCTGCGTACTCGGGCACCAGCTGATCGCGCAGGCGCATCACCTCACGGTCCATGGTCAGCGACTCCACCGCCCGATGAGCCTTGTGCAGGATCGTTCCGCCAGGCGTCTCGTAGACGCCTCGCGACTTCATCCCTACGAAGCGGTTCTCGACGATATCTGCTCGACCCACACCGTGCCGGCCGCCCAGCTGGTTCAGGGAAGCAAGCAATTGGGCGGGCGACATTTCTCGGTCGTTCAGCGCCACGGCGTCACCGCGCGCGTAGCGCAGCGTGATGTAGTCCGGCTCGTCGGGCGCCTGCACGGGATCGCACGTCATCAAGAACATCTCGGCATGCGGCTCGCGCCACGGATCCTCCAGCATCCCGCCTTCGTAGCTCGTGTGAAACAGGTTGTCGTCGATCGAGTAGGGCTTTTCCGCACTGGCAGAAACCGCGATGCCGTGCTGTCTCGCGTATTCGATGCAGTCCGTGCGCGAGCGCAGCTCCCACTCCCTCCACGGGGCGATGATCCGAATCCCCGGATCGATGCCGAGCGCAGTCAGCTCGAAGCGGACCTGGTCGTTGCCCTTGCCGGTCGCTCCGTGCGCGATCGCCTCGGCGCCGCACCCACGAGCCACGTCCAGCATCGCCTTGGCGATGACGGGTCGCGCGATGGATGTGCCAAGCAGGTACTCGCCCTCGTACACGGCGCCGGCCCGCAGCATCGGATAACAGTAGTCGCGTACGAATTCTTCACGCAGATCCCCGATCACGCATTCGCTGGCGCCCGTGGCAAGCGCCTTCGTTCGAACGGCGTCGAAGTCTTCCTCCTGGCCAAGGTTGGCACAAAAGGCCACCACCTCTTCGGCGTGACCCGCCTTGAGCCAGTGCAGAATCACCGAAGTGTCGAGCCCGCCGCTGTAGGCCAGGACCACCCGACCTGCTGTCTTTTCCCATGTCATGACGAGCGCGAGCATAATCTGCAGGCACGGCAAGGCAAGCTCGGCCCCACAACCAACGGGATGGCGGAGTGTCAGCGCTCTTGCGCTATCCTCACAGCACCAAGATTGACCAGCTCGACCAGCGTTTTGAGCGTCTCGAGCCGGTCCATCGTACAGACATCGAGAATCTCCTCCACGCTCGAGCTTCCATCGACTTGCGAAAGCACGAAACCGGCAAGATGGTCCAGACCCAACCAGCGCACGTCTCTTGCCGCCACTGCCAGTACGGGAACACGTCGCACGGACCCCAGCTTCGAGGTGTACATGCGTACAAGGTGCTCGCGACAGCGTTCAGCGTAGCTTCTAGCCTCCTCGTGCTCGGGATCCTGCCCGAGCACGAGCTCCGCCACACGCAGCGCGCCGGTGAAGTCGCCCAGGGCGTAGAGCTCGGCGATCTCCTCGACCATCGAACGGGGTCCCACGGGCACGATACTGGTGCTCGAGCGGGTTACGAGGTCAAGCGCCCCACCCGCACGCAGCTGATCCGGCAGGGGCGGTGGAGCTGGCAAGCGAAAACGCGACGGCCGGTCCGGCCGAGGCAGCACCGAGTCGGACGCAGGCTCGGCAGTCGCGGATGTCGGCGGAGCGTCCGTTCGGCGATGCCGATCCATGGCCCACGCATCGGGTGCCGAGTCGCGCGCGTCACGTGCGTCCGGCGATGCCTGGGCCGCGACGAGGGCACGATCGGCAACATCCGTCGGCCCCGCGGGCACCGAGAAGCGGAGCGTTCGCGCCTCGTCCTCGTCCAGATCCTCAAGCGCGCCCTCGTCCTCGTCGGCTCCGGGAGGCGACGACCAAGTTCCGCGCGGAGCCCCCTCACCACCGGAGCCCTGGCCATCGCCCGGCCAGTCGTCGTCGTGCTCGCCGTTGCTCACCTCAGCCACCAAGCACCAGTTAGGCTAGACCGCCTTGCCAACCACGCCCTTGAACATGCGCAGCGTACGTGACAGCGCGTCGCATTGCTCGCTCAGCGCGTCCGCGTTGCCGAGCTCCATAAGGCTGCGTGCCCGGCCCACGGCCGCGCGGGCCTTGCCGACCGCATCCTTGCCGAAGTCGCTGCCCGCGACCACCTGCTCGACCTCCGGAAAGAGCTTCTCGATCTGCGAAATGAGCTTCTCCGCTTCCTGCCTCGCCTGCTCCAGCTCCTCGCTCGAGCGCTGCGCGAGCGCGTACTCGTTTGCGTCGTCGACCATGTTCTGAATCTCATCCGGAGTCAGACCGCTGCTCGCTGTTACCGTGATCGACTGCTGCGCCCCCGTCTCGAGGTCCCGTGCGCGTACGCTTACAATCCCGTCTGCGCTGATCTCGAAGGTCACCTCCACTTCGACCTGGCCCGCAGGTGCCCGCCTGAGGCCGCTCATGACGAACTCGCCCAGCAGTTCGTTCTCGTCTGCCCGTTGCGACTCACCCTGTAGCACGAGTATCTTGACCGCGGTCTGATGATCGCGCGTGGTCGTGAACACTTTGGAGCGCGACGTTGGAACCGTTGTGTTCAGGGGAATCAGCTCCTCGAAGTAGCCGCCCACCACCATGATGCCGAGCGTGTGCGGCGTGACATCGAGAAGGACCATCTCGGACCCGGCGCTGATCAACGAGGTGCCTTGAATCGCGGCCCCCAACGCCACCACCTCGTCCGGATGCACGCCCTTGCAGGGCTCTCGTCCGAAAAATTCGCGCACGGCACGCTGTACAAGGGGCATCCGCGTCATGCCCCCGACGAGAATAACGTCCTCGATCTCGTCGGTGTCGAGACCGGCTTCCTCGAGCGTCCGGCGGCAAGTGGCCACCGTGCGCTCGCAAAGGCCGCGAGTCATCTCCTCGAGCTCGCTGCGTGTGAGCATGCGCTGCAAATGCAGCGGCTCGTTGCGCGTGTTCGAGATGATGAACGGCAGGTTGACCTCGGCCTCCTCTACTCCGGACAGTTCGCATTTCACCTTCTCCGCCGCGTCCTTGAGCCGCTGCAGGGCCATTCGATCCTGGCGCAGATCGGTACCGTGCTCGGCTTGAAAGCCCTCGACCAACCACTGAATGATACGCAGGTCGAAATCCTCGCCACCCAAGAACGTGTCGCCAGCGGTGCTTACAACCTTGAAAACACCGGCGCCGCTGATCTCCATGATCGAGATGTCGAAGGTGCCGCCACCCAGGTCGTAGATGGCAACCGTGCGATCGATGTCTCGCCCGAAACCGTATGCCAGCGCGGCCGCGGTGGGCTCGTTGATGATCCGAAGCACATCGAGGCCCGCGATGGCTCCCGCGTCCTTGGTTGCCTGACGCTGGCCGTCATTGAAGTAAGCAGGCACGGTGATGACGCACTTGTTGACCTCGTGCCCGAGGTAGTCTTCGGCGACCATCCGCATTTCCTGCAGGATCATCGCGGCGATTTCGGGCACGCTGTAGACCCTGCCGCGTAGCTCGATCCGCGCGTCATCGTGAGGGCCTTCGACGATGCGGTAGGAGCAATTGTTTCTCGCGCTCTCCATCTGGGGGCTGCCCCATTTGCGACCAATGAGACGCTTGGCTGCATGGACGGTATGCTCGAAGTTGGTTACCGCCTGCCGCTTTGCTATGTGGCCGACCAAACGCTTGCCTCCCTCGGTAATGGCCACCATCGAAGGCGTTGTCTTGTAGCCGCCTCGATTCGCAATTACGACCGGCTGTCCGTTTTCGACGACGGCCACGCAGGAGTTGCTGGT belongs to Pseudomonadota bacterium and includes:
- a CDS encoding argininosuccinate synthase, encoding MTWEKTAGRVVLAYSGGLDTSVILHWLKAGHAEEVVAFCANLGQEEDFDAVRTKALATGASECVIGDLREEFVRDYCYPMLRAGAVYEGEYLLGTSIARPVIAKAMLDVARGCGAEAIAHGATGKGNDQVRFELTALGIDPGIRIIAPWREWELRSRTDCIEYARQHGIAVSASAEKPYSIDDNLFHTSYEGGMLEDPWREPHAEMFLMTCDPVQAPDEPDYITLRYARGDAVALNDREMSPAQLLASLNQLGGRHGVGRADIVENRFVGMKSRGVYETPGGTILHKAHRAVESLTMDREVMRLRDQLVPEYAALVYRGLWFSPERLALQALVDEGQREVTGEARLRLYKGGVQVVGRRSPVSLYNPEVATFDHDEAYVQSDATGFIRLNALRLRLRALRDAAAFPSK
- the dnaK gene encoding molecular chaperone DnaK — its product is MTTKSDTVIGIDLGTSNSCVAVVENGQPVVIANRGGYKTTPSMVAITEGGKRLVGHIAKRQAVTNFEHTVHAAKRLIGRKWGSPQMESARNNCSYRIVEGPHDDARIELRGRVYSVPEIAAMILQEMRMVAEDYLGHEVNKCVITVPAYFNDGQRQATKDAGAIAGLDVLRIINEPTAAALAYGFGRDIDRTVAIYDLGGGTFDISIMEISGAGVFKVVSTAGDTFLGGEDFDLRIIQWLVEGFQAEHGTDLRQDRMALQRLKDAAEKVKCELSGVEEAEVNLPFIISNTRNEPLHLQRMLTRSELEEMTRGLCERTVATCRRTLEEAGLDTDEIEDVILVGGMTRMPLVQRAVREFFGREPCKGVHPDEVVALGAAIQGTSLISAGSEMVLLDVTPHTLGIMVVGGYFEELIPLNTTVPTSRSKVFTTTRDHQTAVKILVLQGESQRADENELLGEFVMSGLRRAPAGQVEVEVTFEISADGIVSVRARDLETGAQQSITVTASSGLTPDEIQNMVDDANEYALAQRSSEELEQARQEAEKLISQIEKLFPEVEQVVAGSDFGKDAVGKARAAVGRARSLMELGNADALSEQCDALSRTLRMFKGVVGKAV